One stretch of Pradoshia sp. D12 DNA includes these proteins:
- a CDS encoding TIGR02530 family flagellar biosynthesis protein produces MDQKIIFRPQVPIANPLKGAQKNQMKSGNDSFESFLRPELDAANKGITISKHAQQRIQQRNLQIDEHQWGQLEVKLAEARRKGLNDSLVLMDHAALIVNAKNNTVITAMDRDEAGAQIFTNINGAIILK; encoded by the coding sequence ATGGATCAAAAAATTATATTCAGGCCACAAGTGCCAATTGCCAATCCACTTAAAGGTGCGCAAAAAAACCAAATGAAAAGTGGAAATGATTCTTTTGAAAGCTTTCTTAGGCCTGAACTGGACGCTGCAAATAAAGGTATTACAATCAGCAAGCATGCCCAACAGCGCATCCAACAACGAAATTTACAGATAGATGAACATCAATGGGGCCAGCTGGAAGTAAAATTGGCTGAAGCAAGGCGCAAGGGTTTAAATGATTCATTGGTGTTGATGGATCATGCAGCCCTCATTGTAAATGCAAAAAATAATACGGTCATTACTGCAATGGATAGAGACGAAGCGGGAGCCCAAATTTTCACAAATATTAATGGGGCAATCATTTTAAAATAA